One window of Homalodisca vitripennis isolate AUS2020 unplaced genomic scaffold, UT_GWSS_2.1 ScUCBcl_2239;HRSCAF=6789, whole genome shotgun sequence genomic DNA carries:
- the LOC124371904 gene encoding uncharacterized protein LOC124371904 — MDVDVDDALLAYHAFIILTGGYLLLKMKRKPRRRRWWAVSVNRNRSQYSGTNLLADLLKEPSGQFQNFCRMSNEDFSSLLAKVTPLIAKKDTKWRKAIPPNERFSHNLTIPSNRR; from the exons ATGGATGTCGATGTTGATGATGCTCTTCTTGCTTATCacgcttttataattttaactggaGGATATTTACTGCTAAAAATGAAAAGGAAACCTAGAAGAAGGAGATGGTGGGCGGTATCCGTAAATCGTAATAGAAGCCA GTACAGCGGTACAAACTTATTAGCAGATTTGTTAAAAGAGCCTTCTGGACAGTTCCAAAACTTCTGTAGAATGTCTAATGAAGATTTTAGTTCACTACTAGCAAAAGTAACACCTTTGATTGCTAAGAAAGATACAAAGTGGAGGAAAGCAATACCACCGAATGAACGTTTTAGCCATAACCTTACGATTCCTAGCAACAGGAGATAG